The following are from one region of the Cryptococcus deuterogattii R265 chromosome 8, complete sequence genome:
- a CDS encoding E3 ubiquitin-protein ligase BRE1 translates to MNADLKRVRENTLDDSPSPSAKRRLNSNASSPIQPSDDEGMAEWMKIVEVKRKEAIYRQMLEYRRTSERETKRANDLEAQRRVLEASFHAVEFCWTQIVTAVRDLAGAENLQLKEEEVLEPLLDPSTPVPELEKALRSRLPITTQLVTRFVDLVAHNATRPASEADLQARCLKLEAEASALRSNSKLLESEISALKGSRDNVQRDLQRTQKALDRERMEHSKAQEEWKEERTRGDRATPNLRANGSGHSTPNGKIDTDKKFYSGAGPSVVGVLQDTSELEQLAASRLKQLEQLHIERTQLQQEVDRLKILANHPSETALRESPFFQVYLHQLATSINHAEALQTRFTATECKLDQLRDSNGEFREAVLAEARAQTEALRAQMAKKDSDIARLRGQRDELNGEIMERRAKEIEKCKYTEQIENLANSRQERISFLTSEVRRLKGKLAAGHGSDGYLSFLRESGIDGDYVKDLEAKVVSSQDQINALTSQLERVSSDAAAGRSETEVRAELESAKRLLAGYERILGPNPEAAEDVKYLSQQLEKKEKERASLEMKLEEAEAATNALYSEVEGLSKLWEALDQTVKSKVLELRDGEQKITRLATEKAKADNKYFAAMRAKEAVDMEAKAAQRSVEKQLRLLERAQEVEMSLRSQITANEKGLTALKNNALDLQNQLATVVAEKSQLELRLQQSQNALAEAQQIMHQRVAEASAEKEARTKLQDEADGQMKTIKKLKERQDAVAAASQTGMSDHEWAITQERDKLLKLLKCSCCEQNFKQQVIVKCMHTFCKQCLEQRIASRQRKCPACGLAFAKEDIQTLYWQ, encoded by the exons ATGAACGCAGACCTCAAAAGGGTTCGCGAGAATACACTTGATGACAGCCCTTCGCCATCCGCTAAACGAAGGTTAAACAGCAATGCGTCGTCGCCAATACAACCttcagatgatgagggcATGGCagagtggatgaagatagtTGAG GTCAAACGTAAGGAGGCCATCTATCGCCAAATGTTGGAATATCGACGTACCTCTGAACGTGAAACTAAAAGAGCCAATGACCTTGAAGCACAGCGACGTGTCCTTGAGGCTAGTTTTCACGCAGTTGAGTTTTGCTGGACCCAG ATTGTTACTGCTGTTAGGGATTTAGCGGGCGCCGAAAATCTACAAttaaaagaagaggaggtttTAGAGC CCTTACTGGATCCATCAACTCCTGTACCGGAGCTGGAAAAGGCGCTACGAAGTAGATTGCCTATTACGACACAATTAGTGACTCGTTTTGTTGATCTTGTGGCTCATAATGCTACCAGACCGGCCTCCGAAGCAGATTTACAAGCTCGCTGCTTGAAGTTGGAAGCCGAGGCCAGTGCTCTCCGTTCCAATTCGAAATTACTAGAATCTGAGATTTCGGCTCTTAAAGGTTCTCGTGACAATGTACAGCGGGACTTGCAAAGAACTCAAAAGGCGCTGGATCGAGAACGGATGGAGCACAGCAAGGCCcaagaagagtggaaagaggaacgAACAAGGGGAGATCGAGCGACCCCCAATTTACGGGCGAATGGATCAGGCCATTCGACTCCTAATGGAAAGATCGACACAGACAAGAAGTTTTATAGTGGTGCCGGTCCCTCTGTGGTGGGCGTTCTGCAAGATACTTCAGAATTAGAACAACTAGCAGCGTCAAGACTGAAGCAACTGGAACAGCTTCACATTGAGCGAACACAACTTCAACAAGAGGTCGATAGGTTAAAGATCTTG GCGAATCATCCTTCTGAAACTGCCCTTCGAGAatccccattcttccaagtctatcttcatcaacttgCCACCTCCATCAACCATGCCGAAGCTCTTCAGACCCGCTTTACAGCCACTGAATGCAAATTGGATCAACTTCGTGATTCCAATGGAGAATTTCGTGAAGCAGTCCTTGCTGAAGCACGGGCTCAGACAGAGGCTTTACGGGCTCAAATGGCAAAAAAGGACTCTGATATTGCCAGGCTACGTGGCCAGCGTGACGAATTGAACGGTGAAATCATGGAAAGACGAGCCAAGGAAATCGAGAAGTGCAAGTATACAGAACAAATAGAGAACCTGGCGAACTCTAGGCAAGAGAGAATCAGCTTCCTCACTTCTGAGGTTCGACGCTTAAAAGGCAAACTTGCAGCTGGGCATGGTTCCGATGGTTATCTCTCGTTCCTGAGAGAATCTGGTATCGATGGCGACTATGTTAAAGATCTGGAGGCAAAAGTTGTTTCTTCTCAAGATCAGATCAATGCTCTTACTTCTCAGTTGGAACGCGTCTCTTCAGATGCTGCTGCCGGAAGAAGCGAAACTGAGGTCCGGGCTGAGCTTGAATCTGCCAAGCGTCTACTTGCTGGCTATGAGAGGATTTTGGGACCTAATCCAGAAGCTGCGGAGGATGTGAAGTATTTGTCCCAGCAGctagagaagaaggagaaagaaagggcgTCGCTAGAAATGAAGTTGGAGGAGGCCGAGGCGGCAACCAATGCGTTGTATtcagaagttgaaggacTGTCAAAATTGTGGGAAGCATTGGATCAGACGGTGAAGAGCAAGGTACTGGAATTGAGGGATGGGGAGCAGAAAATTACGCGATTAGCCACTGAG AAAGCGAAAGCTGATAATAAATACTTTGCCGCCATGCGTGCGAAAGAAGCAGTCGATATGGAGGCGAAGGCGGCTCAGCGTAGCGTAGAAAAGCAGTTGCGGTTGTTGGAACGAGCACAGGAAGTTGAAATGAGTCTGCGGTCTCAGATT ACCGCCAATGAGAAAGGTTTAACTGCTCTGAAAAATAACGCTCTGGATTTGCAAAATCAGCTCGCCACTGTTGTCGCTGAGAAGTCCCAGCTCGAACTTCGACTCCAACAATCTCAGAACGCTCTCGCAGAGGCACAACAAATCATGCATCAACGCGTAGCTGAAGCGAGtgcggagaaggaagcgagAACCAAGTTGCAAGACGAAGCAGATGGTCAAATGAAGACAATAAAGAAACTGAAAGAGAGGCAGGACGCGGTAGCAGCGGCCTCGCAAACTGGGATGTCAGATCATGAATGGGCGATAACGCAAGAGCGAGACAAGTTGCTC AAATTGCTCAAATGCTCTTGTTGCGAACAAAACTTCAAGCAACAGGTTATTGTCAAATGCATGCACA CTTTCTGCAAGCAATGTCTTGAGCAGCGTATCGCCTCTCGTCAACGGAAATGCCCGGCATGTGGATTGGCCTTCGCGAAGGAAGATATACAAACGTTGTATTGGCAATAA
- a CDS encoding T-complex protein 1 zeta subunit, whose protein sequence is MSSIELINPKAESVRRTQALQVNTAGAVGLANVVKSNLGPRGTIKMLVDGSGQIKMTKDGKVLLSEMQIQNPTAAMIARTAVAQDEQCGDGTTSVVLLVGELLKQADRYIQEGVHPRVIGDGFDIAKKEALNFLDSFKQTPKLDRANLISVSHTSLATKLHAKLAQKLAADVVDAVLAIQPPEVTEPGAHREPIDLHMIEVMKMQHKTDTDTQLIRGLVMDHGARHPDMPKRVENAYILTLNVSLEYEKTEVNSGFFYSSAEQREKLVESERRFVDSKLKKIVELKNAVCDVAVGSNEKPKNFVVINQKGIDPMSLDVLAKNGILALRRAKRRNMERLQFACGGIAQNSVEDLTPDVLGWAGLVYEHTLGEEKYTFVEDVKEPKSVTMLIKGPNVHTMTQIQDALRDGFRSIKNAIEDNCVIPGAGAFELACSAHLNSSLKTLAKGRAKLGVQAFAEAMLVIPKTLAANGGYDVQDAIVGLQQELEEAGEDGVVGLDLKSGEPMDPVAEGVWDNYRVKRQMLHGAATIAVNLLNVDEVLRAGRSSLKEGPGP, encoded by the exons ATGTCCAGCATAGAACTCATAAACCCAAAAGCTGAGAGCGTGAGGAGGACGCAAGCTCTCCAGGTCAACACG GCTGGTGCTGTTGGTCTTGCGAATGTCGTCAAGTCCAATCTCG GTCCTAGGGGAACTATCAAAATGCTGGTGGACGGCTCTGGGCAAATTAAGATGACCAAG GATGGTAAAGTCCTTCTATCTGAAATGCAGATCCAG AACCCCACTGCCGCTATGATTGCCCGAACGGCTGTGGCGCAGGATGAGCAATGTGGTGACGGCACAACGTCGGTTGTCCTTCTCGTCGGGGAGCTTTTGAAACAAGCGGACAGATACATCCAGGAAGGTGTTCATCCGCGAGTGATTGGAGATGGTTTCGACATTGCTAAGAAGGAGGCCTTGAAC TTCCTTGACTCTTTCAAGCAGACCCCTAAACTCGATCGTGCCAACCTCATATCTGTCTCCCACACCTCCCTCGCTACAAAACTCCACGCCAAACTCGCTCAAAAGCTTGCGGCTGATGTTGTCGATGCTGTCCTTGCCATCCAACCTCCTGAAGTCACCGAACCTGGAGCTCATCGAGAACCCATCGACCTCCACATGATTgaagtgatgaagatgcagcACAAGACTGACACAGACACCCAGCTGATTAGGGGACTGGTTATGGACCATGGTGCTAGACATCCCGACATGCCCAAGCGGGTGGAGAACGCCTACATCTTGACGCTCAACGTTTCCCTTGAGTACGAGAAAACCGAAGTCAACTCAGGCTTTTTCTATTCCTCAGCGGAGCAAAGGGAAAAGCTCGTTGAGTCTGAAAGACGATTCGTTGATTCCAAGCTTAAGAAGATTGTTGAGCTCAAGAATGCTGTGTGCGACGTGGCTGTTGGATCAAACGAGAAACCCAAGAATTTCGTTGTAATCAACCAAAAGGGTATTGATCCTATGAGCTTGGATGTCCTTGCTAAGAACGGTATTCTCGCTTTAAGGCGTgcgaagagaaggaacaTGGAGCG ATTACAATTTGCTTGTGGCGGTATTGCTCAAAATTCCGTGGAGGATCTGACCCCAGATGTCCTTGGTTGGGCTGGTCTCGTCTACGAGCACACTCTTGGTGAAGAAAAGTACACTTttgtggaggatgtgaaGGAACCAAAATCAGTTACCATGCTCATCAAGGGCCCCAACGTGCATACCATGACTCAAATTCAAGACGCTCTTCGAGATGGCTTCCGTTCCATCAAAAACGCCATTGAAGACAACTGTGTTATTCCTGGTGCGGGTGCATTCGAGCTCGCTTGCTCCGCTCATCTCAATTCATCCTTGAAGACTCTCGCCAAGGGCCGAGCCAAACTTGGTGTTCAGGCTTTCGCTGAGGCTATGCTTGTGATCCCTAAGACCCTTGCGGCAAATGGAGGATACGACGTGCAGGATGCCATCGTGGGTTTGCAgcaggagctggaggaagcCGGTGAAGATGGCGTCGTGGGTTTGGATTTGAAGAGTGGAGAGCCAATGGATCCTGTTGCTGAGGGTGTGTGGGATAACTACAGAGTGAAGAGGCAGATGTTGCACGGAGC GGCGACAATTGCTGTGAATTTGTTGAACGTCGACGAAGTGCTTAGGGCAGGAAGATCATC ACTCAAAGAAGGCCCCGGTCCttag
- a CDS encoding vesicle transporter SFT2B — translation MSSRKWYNLEAQTDDAIFGGNESAFSALGLTRTQRLGGFAACFVGGLAISLLGAILLFLGATGAFATLFAVGGIISLIGTGFLIGFKTQLEKMFKPVRIVATVLMLASIVMTFVSAFVLPTILCIIFVIIQYLAYLWYALSYIPYARTMVKNMVGM, via the exons ATGTCCTCTAGGAAGTGGTATA ATTTGGAAGCTCAGACGGATGATGCCATCTTTGGGGGT AACGAGTCAGCATTTTCTGCCCTCGGATTGACTCGTACCCAGCGACTGGGTGGTTTCGCAGCTT GTTTTGTTGGAGGATTGGCCATCAGTTTATTGGGCGCTATTTTGCTCTTTTTAGGAGCAACTGGAGCGTTTGCCA CCCTTTTTGCCGTTGGCGGTATCATCTCTCTTATCGGCACCGGTTTCCTTATTGGCTTCAAGACTCAacttgagaagatgttcAAGCCTGTCCGAATAGTTGCAACAGTCCTTATGCTTGCTTCAATCGTCATGACGTTTGTCAGTGCATTCGTGTTGCCGACCATCTTGTGTATCATCTTTGTCATTATTCAGTATCTAGCGTATTTGTGGTACGCACTCTCATACATCCCTTACGCCCGAACA atggtgaagaataTGGTTGGAATGTAA
- a CDS encoding urate oxidase has protein sequence MSQPGYLSAARYGKDLVKVARVVRDGEQHHIVEYTLRVLLEGEIETSYTKADNSCVVATDTIKNTCNIFAKISPYVLDAPVFALHLGLHFVTKYKHIHKCFVDIVGLKWSRISVDGKPHKWSFVRDGDEKAIVECAVDGSAGSESATADLKIGIKDLLVLKTSGSAFENFHRDENTTLADVADRIFSTSVSLQCSISLPPNTPLTIDNLGSIAKELDFPKMKELILKDVLDTFATDESASVQATLYLTLQKILASCPAVKDASMQLPNKHYIPINLSAFGLDNKLGYEGGAEVFYPAADPSGYITATVTRK, from the exons ATGTCTCAGCCTGGCTACCTCTCCGCTGCTCGTTACG GTAAGGACCTTGTTAAGGTCGCTCGAGTTGTCCGTGATGGCGAGCAACACCATATCGTTGAGTATACCCTCCGAG TCCTTCTTGAGGGAGAGATTGAGACCTCTTACACCAAGGCCGACAACTCCTGCGTTGTTGCTACTGACACTA TAAAGAACACTTGCAACA TCTTCGCTAAAATCTCCCCTTATGTTCTTGATGCCCCTGTCTTTGCCCTCCATCTTGGTTTACACTTTGTCACCAAATACAAGCACATCCACAAGTGTTTTGTGGATATTGTTGGCCTTAAGTGGAGCCGTATCTCA GTCGACGGCAAGCCTCACAAATGGTCCTTCGTGCGAGACGGTGACGAAAAGGCGATTGTTGAATGTGCCGTGGATGGTAGTGCCGGCTCCGAATCTGCCACCGCGGACTTGAAGATTGGTATCAAGGATCTTCTTG TTTTGAAGACGAGCGGATCGGCTTTCGAAAACTTCCACCGAGATGAGAACACCACTCTTGCTG ATGTTGCCGACCGTATTTTCTCAACGTCCGTCTCTCTCCAATGCTCgatttcccttcctcctaACACCCCTCTCACCATCGACAACCTCGGGTCTATTGCCAAGGAACTCGATTTCCCTaagatgaaggagctcATTCTCAAGGATGTCCTTGACACTTTTGCTACCGACGAAAGCGCTAGTGTTCAAGCTACTCTTTACCTCACCCTCCAGAAGATCTTAGCTTCATGTCCTGCCGTCAAGGACGCATCTATGCAGTTGCCCAACAAGCACTACAT ACCTATCAACCTTAGTGCTTTTGGCTTGGACAACAAGTTGGGTTACGAAGGCGGTGCCGAAGTATTCTATCCTGCTGCCGATCCCAGTGGTTACATTACGGCCACTGTCACCAGGAAGTAG
- a CDS encoding 3-hydroxyacyl-CoA dehydrogenase has protein sequence MVTPVLRSAMSSQRAATSRLSTVQRHLSTTSATRKVERLTVFGAGLMGAGIAQVGAQSGLKVILADVTDKALENGVNIISKSLARVAKKKSPDDIEGFTNNVLKNISTTTDSSQAVEEADLVVEAIIESIKVKRDLFGFLDGKAKSDCIFATNTSSLSVTEIAEACSPERQAKFAGLHFFNPVPAMKLVEIIRTPQTSQETYETLREVTLQMGKSPVTCNDTPGFIVNRLLVPYLLEAIRMVERGDATAEDIDTAMELGAGYPMGPFKLLDFVGLDTTSYIAGGWREKAKSGAISKELVSPIPLLDKLVKEGKLGRKSGHGFYEYEGKK, from the exons ATGGTCACACCTGTGCTCCGAAGTGCAATGTCTTCTCAGCGCGCAGCGACTTCAAGACTCTCAACCGTCCAGCGGCATCTATCCACCACTTCAGCTACACGTAAAGTTGAGAGGCTCACTGTCTTTGGTGCTGGGCTTATGGGTGCTGGAATTGCCCAAGTTGGAGCTCAAAGTGGTCTGAAA GTGATACTTGCAGATGTAACAGACAAGGCCCTTGA AAACGGTGTCAATATTATCTCTAAATCACTGGCTAGAGTGGCCAAAAAGAAGTCCCCAGACGACATCGAAGGCTTTACCAACAATGTCTTAAAAAATATCTCTACCACGACTGACTC ATCTCAAGCTGTTGAGGAGGCTGATCTTGTAGTTGAGGCTATCATAGAATCCATCAAAGTTAAGAGGGACCTCTTTGGCTTCTTGGACGGAAAAGCCAA ATCTGACTGTATTTTTGCTACCAACACTTCTTCATTGTCTGTCACGGAAATTGCCGAAGCGTGCAGCCCAGAACGTCAAGCCAA GTTCGCTGGATTGCATTTTTTCAATCCCGTCCCTG CTATGAAACTTGTTGAAATCATTCGGACACCCCAGACCTCTCAGGAGACATATGAGACCCTTCGGGAAGTGACCCTTCAGATGGGCAAGTCGCCAGTCACTTGCAACGACACACCAGGCTTCATCGTGAACCGTCTTCTCGTTCCTTACCTTT TGGAGGCCATTCGAATGGTCGAGCGAGGTGACGCTACTGCGGAGGATATCGACACCGCTATGGAATTGGGTGCTGGATACC CTATGGGA CCATTCAAACTCCTTGACTTCGTCGGACTCG ATACGACCTCTTACATTGCCGGAGGATGGCGAGAAAAGGCGAAGTCTGGCGCGATCTCCAAGGAGTTGGTTTCAcccattcctcttctggaTAAGCTTGTCAAGGAGGGCAAGCTGGGCAGGAAGAGCGGTCATGGATTTTACGAA TATGAGGGTAAGAAGTAA
- a CDS encoding mannose-6-phosphate isomerase, with the protein MSPSVFKIAPGINSYDWGKKGSASLAAQLATISIPDFSIDENKTYAELWMGTHPNNPSRLSDSTLLSEHLKSHPELIGSDVSSKFEDCKNGSLPFLFKVLSIGTALSIQAHPDKPLAKKLFDEKPDVYKDPNHKPEMAIALTPFLAFLNFLPLPVLLLHLLTVSELQEFVDSSLIESLASSLNLPTSQPLDASLFKPTESPATAQQKDILKQIFAALMSADKKLVEEAISKLIKRYKAKQDIRENEKDLVDLALRLNDQYPGDVGVLCVFLLNVVELKRGEAAFLGANEPHAYIEGNIIECMATSDNVVRAGLTPKLRDVDTLVSMLTYEAAPGDKQLLRPTQFQEGDDTTKLYDPPIAEFSVLRTELSEGAKTSHRPVEGPSLCVITEGAGVVRDGNDQTEFVRGDVIFVGAGKGVEWEAKKELEMFRAYVEA; encoded by the exons ATGTCTCCTTCCGTGTTCAAAATCGCACCAGGGATCAATTCATACGACTGGGGCAAGAAAGGCTCAGCGTCCCTAGCCGCACAGCTTGCTACCATCTCTATCCCCGACTTCTCCATCGATGAAAACAAGACCTACGCCGAA TTATGGATGGGTACTCATCCCAACAATCCATCCAGGTTATCAGACAGCACCTTGCTCTCTGAGCACCTCAAGTCTCATCCAGAGCTTATCGGTTCCGACGTGTCTTCCAAATTTGAGGACTGCAAGAATGGCTCTTTAccattcctcttcaagGTCCTGAGTATAGGTACTGCTCTTAGTATACAGGCTCATCCTGATAAGCCGCTTGCGAAGAAGCTTTTCGACGAGAAGCCTGATGTCTACAAAG ACCCTAACCACAAGCCTGAGATGGCCATTGCCCTTActcccttccttgccttccttAATTTCCTTCCGCTCCCTGTGCTTCTCTTGCACCTTTTGACCGTTTCAGAACTGCAAGAGTTTGTCgactcttctctcatcgAATCCCTGGCTTCATCCCTCAACCTGCCTACATCTCAACCACTTGATGCTTCACTTTTCAAACCCACAGAATCCCCAGCCACCGCCCAGCAGAAGGATATCCTCAAACAGATCTTTGCCGCTCTTATGTCAGCAGATAAGAAgcttgttgaagaagccatCTCCAAACTTATCAAAAGATATAAGGCGAAGCAAGATATCAGGGAAAACGAGAAGGATCTTGTGGATTTGGCTTTGAGGCTTAATGATCAGTACCCCGGGGATGTTGGTGTTCTCTGTGTGTTCCTGTTGAACGTCGTGGAGCTCAAGAGAGGCGAAGCTGCTTTCCTTGGGGCTAATGAGCCCCACGCCTACATTGAGGGTA ATATCATTGAGTGTATGGCTACATCCGACAATGTAGTTCGCGCTGGTCTTACTCCCAAGCTCCGAGACGTCGACACTCTTGTCTCCATGCTCACATATGAAGCTGCTCCAGGCGACAAGCAATTACTCCGACCCACCCAATTTCAAGAGGGCGATGATACTACTAAACTCTACGATCCCCCTATTGCTGAATTCTCTGTCTTGCGTACTGAGCTTTCTGAAGGAGCGAAGACCTCTCACCGGCCTGTGGAAGGTCCCAGCTTGTGTGTCATAACTGAAGGTGCAGGCGTTGTCAGGGATGGAAATGATCAAACAGAGTTTGTCAGGGGTGATGTTATCTTTGTGGGAGCCGGCAAAGGAGTGGAATgggaggcgaagaaggaattgGAGATGTTTAGGGCCTATGTTGAGGCTTAG
- a CDS encoding NADPH2 dehydrogenase, protein MTVIQQSKLFTPIQVGEYELKHRIVMAPLTRLRAATKTAIPSEWAETYYAQRASDGGLIISEGTFIAEELRGYENVPGIYTPEQIAAWKKITSGVHSKGGRIFCQLWVLGRVADPNVVPVIYSVGNIRDDGPSYIAAPEPEGERKPLTPVTEADMDRFIGHYIQASKNAIEAGFDGVEIHGANGYFIDQFLQTNSNDRTDQYGGSIENRMRFPLRVLNAVCDAIGPKRVGIRMSPFSEFQSMRMEDPLATFVPWAQAIVEAQPTLAYIHAVEGRGFMTPKNEWFIQDTLNPIREVVLNKGKSVRFMAAGGYMPDTALEHAEKNPEDLITFGRYFISNPDLPNRVRNGWPLRKYDRTTFYSQSSVGYNDYEDYRPETEALAQDEAAPKEGTTKA, encoded by the exons ATGACCGTCATCCAACAATCCAAGCTCTTCACTCCCATCCAGGTCGGCGAGTATGAACTCAAGCACCGAATTGTCATGGCTCCTCTCACTCGATTGAGGGCGGCGACCAAGACAGCCATCCCTTCCGAATGGGCTGAAACCTATTACGCTCAACGAGCATCTG ATGGCGGCTTGATCATCTCTGAAGGCACTTTCATCGCTGAGGAGTTGAGGGGTTATGAAAATGTCCCAG GTATTTACACCCCTGAGCAGATCGCTGCATGGAAAAAGATCACTTCGGGTGTGCACTCTAAGGGCGGCAGGATTTTCTGTCAACTTTGGGTCCTTGG TCGTGTCGCTGACCCCAACGTCGTTCCTGTAATCTACTCTGTTGGCAATATCCGTGATGACGGTCCCTCTTACATTGCGGCTCCCGAACCTGAAGGCGAGAGGAAGCCTTTGACGCCTGTTACCGAGGCCGACATGGACCGATTCATTGGTCACTACATCCAAGCCTCCAAGAACGCTATCGAGGCTGGCTTTGACGGTGTTGAGATCCACGGCGCGAACGGTTACTTCATTGATCAATTC CTTCAAACCAACTCCAACGACCGTACCGACCAATATGGCGGTTCCATCGAGAATCGAATGCGGTTCCCCCTCCGTGTCCTTAACGCCGTCTGCGACGCTATTGGTCCCAAGCGTGTCGGTATTCGAATGTCTCCCTTCTCCGAATTCCAAAGCATGCGTATGGAGGACCCTCTCGCTACTTTTGTTCCCTGGGCCCAGGCAATCGTTGAGGCTCAGCCCACGCTTGCCTATATTCACGCAGTAGAGGGCCGGGGTTTCATGACACCGAAGAACGAATGGTTCATCCAGGACACTTTGAACCCCATCAGGGAAGTCGTTCTCAacaaggggaagagtgtTAGGTTTATGGCTGCTGGCGGATACATGCCCGACACTGCCTTGGAGCATGCCGAGAAGAACCCTGAGGACCTTATCACTTTCGGACGATACTTCATCT CCAACCCGGACTTGCCTAACCGTGTACGAAACGGCTGGCCTCTTCGTAAGTATGACCGTACCACGTTCTACTCTCAGTCATCTGTGGGCTACAATGA CTATGAGGACTACAGGCCAGAGACTGAGGCCCTTGCCCAGGACGAGGCTGCCCCCAAAGAGGGCACCACTAAGGCCTAA